From the genome of Nakamurella flavida:
CCCCGGCGTTCACCGGTGCCCCGGCGCCCAGCCGCCCGAGCCCGGCCCGACCGGCCCCGGCTCCCCGCCAGGCCCCCGTCGTCGCCGAACCGGTCGTCCAGGCTCCGGCCGTCCAGGCTCCGGCCCAGCCGGAACCCGCTCAGCAGGCGCCCGCCGCTCAGGCGCCGGCCGCCCAGGCGCCCGCTGCCGAGGCGGCCCGACCGGCTCGTCCGGTCGGTGGCGTCCCCGGTGCCCCGCGCCCCCCGCGTATGGGCAACAACCCCTTCAGCTCCGGCGGTGCCCGCACGGCACCGGCACGTCCCGGCGGCGCCGGTGGCGTCCCCGGAGCTCCGCGTCCCCCGGCAGCCCGTCCGGGCGGAGCCCCCGGTGCCGGCGGTCCCCGCCCGGCACCCGGTGCCCGTCCCGGCGGTGTGCCCGGTGCGGCCCCCCGTCCGGGTGCGCCCGGTGGTCGTCCCGGCATGCCCGGCGGCGGCGCACGTCCGGCGCCCGGTGGCGGTGGCGGTGGCTACCGCGGTCCCGGTGGTCCGGGCGGTGCCCCGGCCGGTGCCGGCGGCGGATACCGCAGCGGCCCGCCGACCGGTGGCGGTGGCCGTCCCGGTGGCGGTGGCGGACGTGGTCGCGGCAGTGCCGCGCCCGGTGCGTTCGGTCGTCAGGGTGGTCCGGCGCGCAAGGGACGCAAGTCCAAGAAGCAGCGTCGGCAGGAATTCGACAACATGCAGGCCCCGTCGATCGGTGGTGTGACGCTGCCCCGCGGCAACGGCGCCACCGTCCGGCTGGCCCGCGGGTCGTCGCTCTCCGACTTCGCCGACAAGATCGACGCCAACCCGGCCTCGATGGTCCAGGCGCTGTTCCACCTGGGCGAGATGGTGACCGCGACGCAGTCGGTCTCCGACGACATCCTGGAGCTGCTCGGCTCCGAGATGGGCTACGAGGTCCTGATCGTCTCCCCGGACGACGAGGACCGCGAGCTGCTGGAGACCTACCACCTGACCTACGGCGAGAACGAGGGCGGCGAGGAGGAACTCGTCATCCGCCCGCCGGTGGTCACCGTCATGGGTCACGTCGACCACGGCAAGACCAAGCTGCTGGACGCGATCCGCAGCACCAACGTGGTCGACCGCGAGGCCGGCGGCATCACCCAGCACATCGGCGCCTACCAGGTGGCGACCCACCTGAACGACGTCGAGCGGCTGATCACCTTCATCGACACCCCGGGTCACGAGGCGTTCACCGCCATGCGTGCCCGCGGTTCGCAGTCCACCGACATCGTGGTGCTGGTCGTGGCGGCGGACGACGGCGTCATGCCGCAGACCGTCGAGGCGATCAACCACGCCAAGGCGGCCGAGGTGCCGATCGTGGTGGCGATCAACAAGATCGACAAGGAGGGGGCCAACCCCGACAAGATCCGCCAGCAGCTCACCGAGTACGGGCTGGTCGCCGAGGAGTACGGCGGCGACACCATGTTCGTGGAGATCTCGGCGCGGGCGCGGACCAACATCGACGGGCTCCTCGAGGCCGTCCTGCTGACCGCGGACGCGGCCCTGGATCTGCGGGCGAACCCCGACATGGAGGCGCAGGGCGTCACCATCGAGGCCCATCTGGACCGCGGTCGCGGCCCGGTGGCCACGGTGCTGGTGCAGCGCGGCACGCTCCGCGTCGGTGATTCGATCGTCTCCGGCAACGCCTACGGGCGGGTCCGGGCCATGCTGGGCGACCACGGGGAGAACGTCTCCGAGGCCACCCCGGCGCGGCCCGTGCAGGTGCTCGGGTTCACCTCGGTGCCCGGCGCCGGCGACTCGTTCATGGTCGTCGAGGAGGATCGCGTCGCCCGGCAGATCGCCCAGAGCCGGCAGGCCCGGGCCCGCAAGGCCCAGGTCGCCAACCGTCGCCGGATCTCGCTCGAGGACCTGGGTGCGGCCCTGGCCGAGAACAAGATCCAGCAGCTCACGCTGATCATCAAGGGCGACAACTCCGGCACCGTGGAGGCGCTGGAGGACTCGCTGCTGAAGCTCGACGTGGGCGAGGAGGTCGACCTGCGGGTCGTCCACCGCGGGGTCGGCGGCATCACCCAGGACGACATCAACCTCGCCGTCATCACCGACGCGATCGTGATCGGCTTCAACGTGAAGCCGGTCCGGGGCGTGCAGGAGATGGCGGACCGCGAGGGCGTGGACATCCGGTACTACACGGTGATCTACCAGGCCATCGACGAGGTCGAAGCCGCTCTCAAGGGCATGCTCAAGCCCGAGTTCGAAGAGGTCGCGATGGGTTCCGCGGAGATCCGGGAGATCTTCCGGTCCTCCAAGTTCGGCAACATCGCGGGTTGCATCGTGCGGAACGGCGAGATCCGGCGCAACGCCCGGGCCCGCCTGCTCCGCAACGGTGTGGTCATCAACGATCACCTCACCATCGATTCGCTCAAGCGGTTCAAGGACGACGCCGTGGAGGTCCGCGAGGGCTTCGAGTGCGGTATCGGCCTCGGCAGCTGGAACAACATCGAGATCGAGGACACGATCGAGACGTACGAGGTCCGCGAGAAGCCCCGGAGCTGATCGCGTACCGGGAACGGCGGTCGGACCCTGCGGGGTCCGGCCGCCTTCCCCGTCCGTCCGCCAACGGCCAGGAGGTCTCCGTGTTCGTCGGTGTGCTCGAATGCGACGTCCTGGTGTCTCCGGCCGAGCCGGTGCACTCTCTCAAGCACAAGCGGGCGGTCATCCGCCCGGTGATCGTCAAGCTGCGCCGCCTCGAGGTGGCGGTCACCGAGGCCGGTGACCCGGACCGGTTGGCTCGCGCGCTCATCGGCGTGGCCACGGTGTCCGGCTCGGTGGATCAGGTGCACCGGGTGCTGGACACCTGCGAACGCCAGGTCGCCGGCGAGGTGGAGCTGCAGATGCTCTCCACCCGCCGGCGGATCATCGGCGAGCAGGACGAGGACTGACCGAGCTGCGACGTGGCTCGGACCGTGCCCACGGGCACCTTCGAGGCCGACCGGTCGG
Proteins encoded in this window:
- the infB gene encoding translation initiation factor IF-2 — translated: MAGKARVHELAKELGKTSKEIMAKLTDLGEFVKSPSSTIEAPVVRKLRDAYPAGGTPARSGGGNGAANGTSNGSGAATPGRVSTPGQPSGMRPGAPGRPSAPARPAAPAPVQPTESSAPAAAAVAPAAPAIQQPAAESPRPSQTQAPAFTGAPAPSRPSPARPAPAPRQAPVVAEPVVQAPAVQAPAQPEPAQQAPAAQAPAAQAPAAEAARPARPVGGVPGAPRPPRMGNNPFSSGGARTAPARPGGAGGVPGAPRPPAARPGGAPGAGGPRPAPGARPGGVPGAAPRPGAPGGRPGMPGGGARPAPGGGGGGYRGPGGPGGAPAGAGGGYRSGPPTGGGGRPGGGGGRGRGSAAPGAFGRQGGPARKGRKSKKQRRQEFDNMQAPSIGGVTLPRGNGATVRLARGSSLSDFADKIDANPASMVQALFHLGEMVTATQSVSDDILELLGSEMGYEVLIVSPDDEDRELLETYHLTYGENEGGEEELVIRPPVVTVMGHVDHGKTKLLDAIRSTNVVDREAGGITQHIGAYQVATHLNDVERLITFIDTPGHEAFTAMRARGSQSTDIVVLVVAADDGVMPQTVEAINHAKAAEVPIVVAINKIDKEGANPDKIRQQLTEYGLVAEEYGGDTMFVEISARARTNIDGLLEAVLLTADAALDLRANPDMEAQGVTIEAHLDRGRGPVATVLVQRGTLRVGDSIVSGNAYGRVRAMLGDHGENVSEATPARPVQVLGFTSVPGAGDSFMVVEEDRVARQIAQSRQARARKAQVANRRRISLEDLGAALAENKIQQLTLIIKGDNSGTVEALEDSLLKLDVGEEVDLRVVHRGVGGITQDDINLAVITDAIVIGFNVKPVRGVQEMADREGVDIRYYTVIYQAIDEVEAALKGMLKPEFEEVAMGSAEIREIFRSSKFGNIAGCIVRNGEIRRNARARLLRNGVVINDHLTIDSLKRFKDDAVEVREGFECGIGLGSWNNIEIEDTIETYEVREKPRS
- a CDS encoding DUF503 domain-containing protein translates to MFVGVLECDVLVSPAEPVHSLKHKRAVIRPVIVKLRRLEVAVTEAGDPDRLARALIGVATVSGSVDQVHRVLDTCERQVAGEVELQMLSTRRRIIGEQDED